From one Anopheles cruzii chromosome 3, idAnoCruzAS_RS32_06, whole genome shotgun sequence genomic stretch:
- the LOC128271102 gene encoding uncharacterized protein LOC128271102 yields the protein MRLLGVLALVLQCGSNSDALGTCAVQGRKITHRFHLLRHCQRSDRNIVGLASTRTVRECADLARTTQGLAFNYAPAGRNGSNWYDVANELAQNSSTPAPWKTTTTTSSPFADLYNCQVLDCPEYRNLSTIVNDTRFDYYTLYGRVLPSTNATCIPSIGVFLFEDTKLNYSRAYNACRTFGGSLAHVVSDMRTFHLSRFISDVAKGNESSITEPLYYVGLNESVYDRFHTSADERFECFTFRAWAPGHPARNRVPGCVALTDEGSWKVFNCNRALPYICELHTSGPALFKPNIRRKCSVKRPNNRLGPTRKRINT from the exons ATGCGGTTACTCGGCGTTTTGGCGCTCGTGCTTCAGTGTGGCTCCAACAGTGACGCCCTGGGAACATGTGCGGTCCAGGGCAGAAAGATAACTCACCGTTTCCACCTATTGCGACACTGCCAACGATCGGACCGGAACATCGTCGGACTCGCTAGTACGCGAACCGTACGCGAGTGCGCCGATTTGGCACGCACAACCCAAGGGCTGGCTTTCAATTATGCTCCCGCTGGGCGCAACGGGAGTAATTGGTACGACGTGGCAAACGAGCTGGCCCAAAATAGTAGCACCCCTGCTCCGTGgaagaccaccaccacgaccagtTCGCCGTTTGCGGACTTGTACAACTGCCAGGTGCTGGACTGTCCCGAGTATCGCAATTTGTCGACGATCGTGAACGATACCCGCTTCGATTACTATACCCTCTACGGGAGGGTTCTCC CATCAACAAACGCGACGTGCATTCCGTCGATCGGTGTGTTTCTGTTCGAGGACACGAAGCTGAACTACTCGAGGGCATACAACGCGTGCCGAACGTTCGGTGGTAGTCTTGCTCACGTGGTCAGTGACATGAGAACATTCCACCTGTCTCGGTTTATTTCGGATGTGGCGAAGGGGAATGAATCCTCTATAACCGAACCTTTGTACTACGTTGGCCTAAATGAATCCGTCTACGATCGGTTTCATACGTCCGCGGACGAGCGGTTCGAGTGTTTCACCTTCCGTGCTTGGGCTCCTGGACATCCGGC AAggaaccgggtgccggggtgTGTTGCGCTGACCGACGAAGGATCCTGGAAGGTGTTTAATTGTAACCGAGCGCTGCCGTACATCTGTGAGCTGCACACTTCCGGTCCTGCCTTGTTTAAGCCCAACATTCGACGCAAGTGTTCGGTGAAACGACCCAACAATCGGCTCGGGCCAACTAGAAAACGGATTAATACATAG
- the LOC128275527 gene encoding adenylate kinase isoenzyme 1 isoform X1: MLFMCHQMALEHESKAKEKSATSGSSSPAVQPTYGGHMRDANVPIIWVLGGPGCGKGTQCAKIVAKYNFSHFSTGDLLRDEVASGSEKGKELQDMMKQGILVPNETVLKLLEAAMVKALNGTVGYLIDGYPREPAQGPEFEKFIAPVDIILYFECSNETLVARIMKRAAESATVRADDNEDTLKTRIATFRENTEKILVQYPTQLRRVNAERAPEDIFADVEKAIDELLVKKGKK, encoded by the exons ATG TTATTCATGTGCCACCAGATGGCGCTGGAGCATGAATCGAAAGCCAAGGAAAAGTCCGCCACTTCCGGTAGCAGCTCGCCGGCTGTGCAGCCCACGTACGGTGGCCAC ATGCGCGATGCCAACGTACCGATCATCTGGGTCCTCGGAGGGCCCGGCTGCGGCAAAGGCACCCAGTGTGCGAAGATCGTGGCGAAGTACAACTTTTCGCACTTCAGCACCGGCGATCTGCTGCGTGACGAGGTAGCGTCCGGTTCGGAGAAGGGCAAGGAGCTGCAGGACATGATGAAACAGGGCATCCTGGTGCCGAACGAGACCGtgctgaagctgctggagGCTGCCATGGTCAAGGCACTCAACGGAACGGTCGGATATCTGATCGATGG CTACCCGCGGGAACCGGCGCAGGGACCGGAGTTTGAGAAGTTCATCGCCCCGGTGGACATCATCCTGTACTTCGAGTGCTCCAAC GAAACACTGGTGGCTCGCATCATGAAACGGGCAGCCGAATCGGCCACCGTCCGTGCCGATGATAACGAGGATACGCTCAAGACACGCATCGCCACCTTCCGGGAGAACACGGAAAAGATCCTCGTTCAGTATCCAACGCAACTGCGGCGG GTTAACGCGGAGCGCGCCCCGGAAGACATTTTTGCCGACGTCGAGAAGGCCATCGACGAACTGTTGGTGAAGAAGGGCAAAAAGTAA
- the LOC128275527 gene encoding adenylate kinase isoenzyme 1 isoform X2 — protein sequence MMRDANVPIIWVLGGPGCGKGTQCAKIVAKYNFSHFSTGDLLRDEVASGSEKGKELQDMMKQGILVPNETVLKLLEAAMVKALNGTVGYLIDGYPREPAQGPEFEKFIAPVDIILYFECSNETLVARIMKRAAESATVRADDNEDTLKTRIATFRENTEKILVQYPTQLRRVNAERAPEDIFADVEKAIDELLVKKGKK from the exons ATG ATGCGCGATGCCAACGTACCGATCATCTGGGTCCTCGGAGGGCCCGGCTGCGGCAAAGGCACCCAGTGTGCGAAGATCGTGGCGAAGTACAACTTTTCGCACTTCAGCACCGGCGATCTGCTGCGTGACGAGGTAGCGTCCGGTTCGGAGAAGGGCAAGGAGCTGCAGGACATGATGAAACAGGGCATCCTGGTGCCGAACGAGACCGtgctgaagctgctggagGCTGCCATGGTCAAGGCACTCAACGGAACGGTCGGATATCTGATCGATGG CTACCCGCGGGAACCGGCGCAGGGACCGGAGTTTGAGAAGTTCATCGCCCCGGTGGACATCATCCTGTACTTCGAGTGCTCCAAC GAAACACTGGTGGCTCGCATCATGAAACGGGCAGCCGAATCGGCCACCGTCCGTGCCGATGATAACGAGGATACGCTCAAGACACGCATCGCCACCTTCCGGGAGAACACGGAAAAGATCCTCGTTCAGTATCCAACGCAACTGCGGCGG GTTAACGCGGAGCGCGCCCCGGAAGACATTTTTGCCGACGTCGAGAAGGCCATCGACGAACTGTTGGTGAAGAAGGGCAAAAAGTAA
- the LOC128275528 gene encoding uncharacterized protein LOC128275528, producing MANWGGMKIGSKQPPANNKQAPMRFSETLTAALANRKNKYKDVSKDLNNRINREELDDEIFVPNYNIRKIKAMIVRVVKQQFIVRNEDGDLLKWVYDPAKNLEMSQTIAKAVKDRLRNLNLPRYRFVCLCSVVEKQLQGLHYKMKYILDPYKDDYVQSVHDGASFWIITTVFLVHKD from the exons ATGGCCAATTGGGGTGGCATGAAAATCGGAAGTAAACA GCCTCCGGCAAACAACAAGCAGGCTCCGATGCGTTTCTCCGAAACGTTGACGGCCGCTTTGGCGAACCGAAAGAACAAGTACAAGGACGTTTCGAAGGACCTCAATAACCGGATCAACCGCGAGGAGCTGGACGACGAGATCTTCGTGCCGAACTACAACATACGCAAGATCAAGGCGATGATCGTGCGGGTCGTCAAGCAGCAGTTCATTGTGCGGAACGAGGACGGCGATTTGCTAAAGTGGGTCTACGATCCGGCCAAAAATCTCGAGATGAGCCAAACCATTGCCAAAGCGGTCAAGGATCGGTTGCGCAATCTGAATCTGCCCCGCTACCGGTTCGTGTGCCTGTGCTCGGTGGTCGAGAAGCAGCTCCAAGGGTTGCACTACAAAATGAAGTACATCCTGGACCCGTATAAGGACGATTACGTCCAGTCCGTGCACGATGGGGCCTCCTTCTGGATCATCACTACCGTGTTTCTGGTGCACAAGGACTAG